A genomic region of Trifolium pratense cultivar HEN17-A07 linkage group LG3, ARS_RC_1.1, whole genome shotgun sequence contains the following coding sequences:
- the LOC123918303 gene encoding stigma-specific STIG1-like protein 3 — MGFLKAIIIIAITIGLSITITMKTITHESKPASIHLDSLSQEQPQLILHEKNKFLPSKRVSRLLAQNLNAPIHCHKDDEICYLYGAKNATCCNNKCMDLGYDKHNCGACKKHCKYTQTCCRGECVDTNYDKRHCGECNNRCEIGQYCVYGMCDGYA, encoded by the coding sequence ATGGGGTTCCTAAAAGCAATAATCATCATAGCAATAACCATAGGGTTGTCTATCACAATCACAATGAAAACAATTACGCACGAATCGAAACCGGCATCGATTCACCTCGATTCTCTTTCACAAGAGCAACCACAACTAATCCTCCATGAGAAAAAcaagtttcttccttcaaaGAGGGTAAGTCGTCTCCTAGCTCAAAACCTTAATGCACCTATTCATTGTCACAAAGACGACGAGATTTGCTATCTTTACGGTGCCAAGAATGCTACATGTTGCAACAATAAGTGCATGGATTTGGGATATGATAAGCATAATTGTGGTGCATGCAAGAAACATTGCAAATATACTCAAACATGTTGTAGAGGTGAATGTGTTGATACAAACTATGATAAGAGGCATTGTGGAGAGTGCAATAATCGTTGTGAAATTGGTCAATATTGTGTCTATGGAATGTGCGATGGTTACGCATAA
- the LOC123916826 gene encoding stigma-specific STIG1-like protein 3: MGFLKAIIIIAITMALSITITMNTITQNEPETASIHHDDSRAHEQELIHHEKNKFLPSKRVSRLLAQNPNAPIHCHKDDEICDLYGAKNATCCNNKCMDLGYDKHNCGACKKHCKYTQTCCRGQCVDTYYDKRHCGECNNRCEIGEYCVYGMCSGYA; encoded by the coding sequence ATGGGGTTCCTAAAGGCAATAATCATCATAGCAATAACCATGGCTTTGTCTATCACAATCACAATGAATACCATCACACAAAACGAACCGGAAACTGCATCGATTCATCACGACGATTCTCGAGCACACGAGCAAGAACTAATTCACCATGAGAAAAAcaagtttcttccttcaaaGAGGGTAAGTCGTCTCCTAGCTCAAAACCCTAATGCACCTATTCATTGTCACAAAGACGACGAGATTTGTGATCTTTACGGTGCCAAGAATGCTACATGTTGCAACAACAAGTGCATGGATTTGGGATATGATAAGCATAATTGTGGTGCATGCAAGAAACATTGCAAATATACTCAAACATGTTGTAGAGGACAGTGTGTTGATACATATTATGATAAGAGGCATTGTGGAGAGTGCAATAATCGTTGTGAAATTGGTGAGTATTGTGTCTATGGAATGTGCAGTGGTTACGCATAA